The Balearica regulorum gibbericeps isolate bBalReg1 chromosome 5, bBalReg1.pri, whole genome shotgun sequence genome window below encodes:
- the ARHGAP11A gene encoding rho GTPase-activating protein 11A isoform X3, which produces MADRTIEALRYFFNFLRTVSLRSNENRMDSSNLAVIFAPNLLHSNENEKMSASTEKKIRLQAAVVQTFIDHAAEIGQVPEFILEKIPAMLGVDAFQSTPSLWGHEDSENESPSECKKRRHRSVGVLSSVTPVVLTPSIKRKLPTDCSQGLSSKKRRSFKHNFAFELLPSSIFISGSTPASVQFEASPCVSLESSQTSLSPSTGAENHLSSTGNRRSKRHASKKLYRAESGKTGCFSPKISRKEMVRRSLRLKFGLGKSNREMNIVSGCAVGNRSENIGRRLASQQGLESRTECAKRDVLFSPCVNEKFPKKGSKNVSKSEENLLTPKYHDKVLHRMSWNSPTVKDSQAISRNEGILPGCPEVGIGSSEPVLIFGKPPVVPDEFKSTTVSKQDNSLELLLCEEESNSTAETLLKVKQAFSASGSNLHNVIGDIKSSFSDAAGETLTETLCLTGLSPEKEWLAEEVSESLADTKSRELLHQFNQSYAIDKQQSQKKEIKVLEKRNFKTSVQIELQVPKPDVKNVPQLSVPQVLTKEDKLTVQNSSSKDDLNKLDSFRRKEEIELAHSQTAENCVVKCCNLEEDTSKLSMAGLPTSQLPKSQNEVGNQYLQAENSDKTLTKTSTVSDHGKVSDHVQWFNKLSLNDSSSASKTKPPLKFQRTPVRQSVRRINSLLEANRRSVSSQLLKASDVGSPLVKSLSYDSALFSCTEKPSKNSVALSLRSESTYDQVSISHKQLDLTSKSCCRPLNLSDKPDVSIRTAGIHEQKMTVHSSKSVLEDLTNHETVKSSLKVNANINISGAALEKSTLTRNTAGKERVRYRGSPKNPISKVKLLPTAKPVDL; this is translated from the exons ATGGCCGACAGAACAATTGAAGCTTTGAGAtactttttcaattttctgaGAACTGTGTCCCTAAG ATccaatgaaaacagaatggaTAGCAGTAATCTGGCAGTGATTTTTGCTCCCAACCTCTTGCACTcgaatgaaaatgaaaagatgtcagccagtacagaaaaaaaaattcgCTTGCAAGCCGCTGTTGTGCAAACATTTATTGACCATGCAGCAGAAATCG GGCAGGTACCAGAATTTATCTTGGAAAAGATTCCTGCAATGTTAGGTGTTGATGCCTTTCAATCTACTCCCTCACTGTGGGGCCATGAAGACAGTGAAAATGAATCTCCCAGTGAATGTAAGAAGAGGAGGCATCGAAGTGTTGGAG tCCTTTCATCAGTGACTCCGGTGGTTCTTACTCCAAGTATCAAGCGTAAACTTCCAACTGATTGCTCTCAGGGCTTGTCCAGCAAGAAGAGACGATCTTTTAAgcataattttgcttttgagttGTTACCAAGTAGCATTTTCATCAGTGGCTCAACGCCAGCATCAG TCCAGTTTGAAGCAAGCCCTTGCGTTTCTCTTGAGTCATCACAAACCTCACTGTCTCCTTCAACTGGTGCTGAAAATCATCTGTCTAGTACAGGGAACAGAAGAAGTAAAAGACACGCAAGCAAAAAATTATACAG GGCTGAATCAGGAAAGACAGGTTGTTTTTCACCGAAGATTAGCCGAAAAGAAATGGTTCGTAGGTCATTACGTTTGAAGTTTGGTTTGGggaaaagcaacagagaaatg AATATTGTATCGGGATGTGCGGTTGGTAATAGATCTGAAAATATTGGAAGGCGTCTTGCAAGTCAGCAAGGTttggaaagcagaactgaatgTGCAAAGAGAGATGTGCTCTTCAGCCCATGTGTCAATGAAAAATTCCCTAAGAAAG gttcAAAGAACGTGAGCAAGTCAGAAGAAAACTTGCTAACTCCAAAATATCACGATAAAGTACTTCACCGAATGTCATGGAATAGTCCAACTGTTAAAGATTCTCAGGCGATCAGCAGGAATGAGGGAATTCTGCCAGGATGCCCTGAAGTGGGAATAGGTTCTTCAGAACCTGTTTTGATATTCGGGAAACCACCAGTTGTTCCAGATGAATTCAAATCCACAACTGTAAGCAAACAAGACAACAGCTTAGAACTCTTGCTTTGTGAAGAGGAAAGTAATTCAACTGCAGAAACATTACTGAAAGTTAAGCAAGCCTTTTCTGCATCTGGAAGCAATCTTCACAATGTGATAGGTGATATAAAATCTTCCTTCTCAGACGCAGCAGGTGAAACATTAACTGAAACTCTGTGTCTTACAGGGCTCAGTCCAGAGAAAGAATGGTTAGCTGAAGAAGTTTCTGAAAGTTTAGCAGATACAAAATCCAGAGAGCTGTTGCACCAATTTAATCAATCTTATGCTATTGATAAACAGcaatcacaaaaaaaagaaataaaagttttggagaaaagaaacttcaaaacTTCTGTTCAGATTGAACTTCAGGTCCCAaaaccagatgtaaaaaatgtacCACAACTTTCTGTGCCTCAAGTACTGACCAAGGAAGACAAGTTGACTGTTCAGAACAGTTCGTCAAAAGATGACTTAAACAAATTAGattccttcagaagaaaagaggaaatagaATTAGCACACTCACAAACAGCTGAAAATTGTGTGgtaaaatgctgtaatttaGAAGAAGATACCTCTAAACTTTCTATGGCAGGACTTCCTACTTCACAGTTGCCTAAATCACAAAATGAAGTGGGCAACCAATACTTGCAAGCTGAGAATTCTGATAAAACTTTAACTAAAACATCAACTGTTTCTGACCACGGTAAGGTTTCTGACCATGTACAATGGTTCAACAAGCTTTCATTAAATGATTCAAGTTCTGCAAGCAAAACTAAACCACCTCTTAAGTTTCAGCGTACTCCTGTTAGACAGTCTGTAAGAAGAATTAATTCCTTATTGGAGGCTAACAGACGATCTGTAAGCTCTCAGCTGCTTAAAGCAAGTGATGTTGGTTCACCGCTGGTTAAATCTTTGAGCTATGATTCTGCACTATTCTCCTGCACAGAAAAGCCCTCAAAGAATTCCGTGGCTTTGTCACTCAGGAGTGAAAGTACATATGACCAAGTTTCTATATCTCATAAGCAGCTAGACTTAACATCCAAATCGTGTTGCAGGCCATTAAATCTATCAGACAAGCCTGATGTTTCTATCAGAACTGCTGGAATCCACGAACAGAAAATGACCGTTCATTCATCAAAGTCTGTTCTAGAAGATCTAACCAATCATGAAACAGTGAAATCCAGTTTAAAAgttaatgcaaatataaatatttcaggtgCTGCCCTAGAAAAATCTACACTCACAAGAAatactgcaggaaaagaaagagttcGTTATAGAGGCTCTCCAAAGAATCCAATATCTAAAGTGAAACTGCTACCAACTGCAAAACCAGTAGACTTGTAA